Proteins from one Sabethes cyaneus chromosome 2, idSabCyanKW18_F2, whole genome shotgun sequence genomic window:
- the LOC128733421 gene encoding serine-rich adhesin for platelets-like isoform X3, with amino-acid sequence MDWRMYLVVGDDRHRLKEGVTLIGSAENDRFSVIRLQHKSVCAKHAAIKCVPASHDVYIMDLCSHAGILLTDDRVQMQPVPPLEWLKLFGSKVKLVFGSVTCQLEVVSSTSRKSNASMASFFESSVDSIDCSLDEAPQVRSRLVKNKLSNDNHGDNNSTSENQNSNVSKTVTNISNRQENSFLIPATQTHGNESCSSTRNSTSIAEKSRTSLPQASLDEMDDLFFIPETQECIEQPDESQIIAPIGSTIGQGEKEDDFLRFETEDDENTGDGLFNNPYVESQNLLKNMDESYRKSIGEERKSILPDRSVDSISFHGKIPAEETDDDLSKIEWNDSKATSKDQVNFVPITAEDREGSITPELNFDSRPASTRNLMPDNEEERVESATPDLEFDRITPQQPPDPVLVRKLSLRKDAIEDILQQGPTEPGSRGESVTPDLEFPEKNEDEEDVHDPYLQATQALPAMPNFAVPQSISAYDLATQIDPAISSRNCGTSEEAAYDMLTQKMPDEALKSARSLRKAVIQVTDLRQRKGNVSLRANKEFELDPFELATQPLPTDEIRDVYDLQTQPLRRASNIGNGLNVEDLADTIPLEMPRSPPSWTNLAPSDDFYNMQTQPLAAKKSDSSLPLDGTFRPPANSTYRQSILSSPIHDEEQAAVTENDELNISPSSNKENQEETNQHRSDRKTKSKDSKQSLSTTSEAPESSVREELTQSDEEYCLASTMPVAETTRQVNEDSSSVSKKPSKKTKSKDNINAKLPANRNTPSSTKSSVVSGNSEETPLSRGGSSGGDALSFDFNTPDHPFLNAVKKEKILAVSDMIKNRSSAPNADTALSRKYKYIFGDSSDEDQEPNEPVFLKKDSKIQVMKYDKEEQTSTTKSVASEESTKLPERHSKREKKKTRRYSDDESASVASTRSSVRSARSTVSRTAKTKADEAASEPKTRKRKAAETPALPSDAMTNGAPKHSKTGKKSSEELSEPKAGPSKPSEPSAVSKRSKRLKQTTTEDVTTPNDKQPAKLAVNQTVPVVEQRASRARSKRTTAKSAVDKLPSTDEAATSSTSEALNTSVSGSESSSTRKSSRAVKPRMMFTKMSPEPYKRMITRAESRKMQRR; translated from the exons TCAGTATGTGCCAAACATGCCGCCATCAAATGTGTTCCGGCTTCGCACGATGTCTACATAATGGACCTATGTTCCCATGCCGGCATTCTGTTGACCGATGATCGTGTACAAATGCAGCCCGTGCCACCCTTGGAATGGCTCAAACTGTTTGGCAGCAAAGTGAAGCTCGTGTTTGGATCCGTCACCTGCCAACTGGAAGTCGTAAGCAGCACCAGTCGAAAATCCAATGCCAGTATGGCATCTTTTTTCGAATCTTCTGTTGACTCCATCGATTGTAGCTTGGAT GAAGCTCCACAGGTGCGATCTCGGCTTGTTAAAAACAAACTGTCCAATGATAATCATGGGGACAATAACAGTACCAGTGAAAACCAGAATTCTAATGTGTCGAAAACTGTAACTAACATATCGAACCGTCAAGAAAATAGTTTTCTAATTCCTGCAACTCAAACCCATGGAAATGAGTCATGCAGCTCGACGCGTAATTCCACTTCTATAGCAGAAAAGTCGCGAACCAGTTTGCCACAAGCTTCTTTGGATGAGATGGACGACCTTTTCTTCATCCCAGAAACGCAGGAATGTATTGAGCAACCCGATGAATCACAGATTATAGCACCGATTGGAAGCACTATTGGTCAAGGTGAGAAAGAGGACGACTTTCTACGATTTGAAACGGAAGATGACGAGAATACCGGTGATGGGCTTTTCAATAACCCATACGTCGAGTCGCAGAATCTGCTTAAGAATATGGACGAATCCTACCGAAAAAGTATTGGTGAAGAGCGAAAATCCATTCTACCGGATCGTTCTGTCGATTCCATTTCTTTCCATGGAAAAATTCCAGCCGAAGAAACCGATGATGATCTAAGCAAGATCGAATGGAATGACTCGAAGGCTACCTCTAAGGATCAAGTTAACTTCGTACCAATTACAGCGGAGGACCGCGAAGGTTCTATCACTCCTGAACTCAACTTCGATAGTCGACCAGCATCGACAAGGAATTTGATGCCAGACAACGAAGAGGAACGTGTGGAATCAGCTACTCCTGATTTGGAGTTTGATCGAATCACTCCTCAACAACCGCCAGATCCGGTACTCGTCAGAAAATTATCGCTTCGTAAGGATGCGATCGAAGATATACTGCAACAGGGTCCAACTGAGCCAGGAAGCCGAGGGGAATCTGTAACACCTGATCTAGAGTTTCCTGAGAAGAATGAAGAC GAGGAGGATGTGCATGATCCGTATCTTCAAGCGACGCAAGCTTTACCTGCCATGCCGAATTTCGCTGTGCCACAATCGATTAGTGCGTATGATTTGGCTACTCAAATCGATCCGGCAATTTCTAGTCGTAATTGCGGTACTTCCGAAGAAGCCGCATATGACATGCTAACTCAAAAGATGCCCGACGAAGCACTCAAATCTGCTCGTTCCCTTCGTAAAGCGGTAATTCAGGTAACCGATTTGCGTCAGCGAAAGGGCAACGTTTCTCTTCGGGCAAACAAGGAATTTGAACTAGATCCGTTTGAATTAGCTACCCAACCCCTCCCAACTGATGAAATACGCGATGTGTACGATCTGCAAACTCAGCCACTCAGAAGAGCTTCAAACATAGGAAATGGTTTAAATGTAGAAGACCTGGCAGATACGATTCCTTTGGAAATGCCAAGATCTCCACCGTCATGGACCAATTTAGCACCATCCGATGACTTCTACAATATGCAAACCCAACCATTAGCGGCCAAAAAATCGGACAGTAGTTTACCATTGGATGGAACCTTTCGACCACCAGCAAACAGCACATACAGGCAGTCCATTTTGAGTAGCCCAATTCATGACGAAGAACAAGCAGCAGTAACGGAAAATGACGAGCTGAATATTTCTCCATCTTCCAACAAGGAAAATCAGGAAGAAACAAACCAGCATCGCTCAGACCGTAAAACAAAGTCAAAAGATTCAAAACAGAGCCTATCTACTACTTCCGAAGCACCGGAAAGTTCTGTCAGAGAGGAGCTTACCCAATCCGACGAGGAGTATTGCTTGGCCTCTACGATGCCTGTCGCTGAAACTACGCGCCAAGT TAATGAAGATTCATCGTCTGTTTCTAAAAAACCTTCAAAGAAAACTAAATCAAAAGACAACATTAACGCCAAACTTCCGGCAAATCGAAACACACCGTCGAGTACCAAAAGCTCGGTTGTTAGTGGTAATAGTGAGGAAACCCCACTCTCTAGAGGCGGAAGTTCTGGGGGTGATGCTTTATCGTTTGATTTTAACACCCCAGATCATCCGTTCTTGAATGCggttaaaaaggaaaaaatcctAGCCGTCTCGGATATGATTAAAAATCGCTCATCAGCGCCTAACGCTGACACTGCGTTATCACGCAAATACAAATACATTTTCGGAGACAGCTCCGATGAGGACCAAGAACCAAACGAACCAGTGTTTCTTAAAAAGGATAGTAAGATTCAGGTGATGAAATACGACAAGGAAGAGCAGACATCAACAACAAAATCAGTTGCGAGTGAAGAATCGACAAAGTTGCCTGAAAGACATTCAAAACGTGAGAAGAAGAAAACCCGACGGTACTCAGACGATGAGAGTGCAAGTGTAGCCTCTACCAGATCTAGTGTAAGATCCGCACGAAGTACGGTTTCTCGTACTGCGAAAACGAAGGCTGACGAAGCTGCCAGCGAACCTAAAACCAGAAAGAGAAAAGCTGCTGAAACACCTGCTCTTCCATCAGATGCCATGACAAACGGCGCACCAAAGCACAGTAAAACTGGCAAGAAATCCTCCGAGGAACTATCCGAGCCGAAGGCTGGACCTTCGAAACCATCTGAACCATCTGCAGTATCGAAACGATCAAAGCGACTGAAGCAAACCACCACAGAGGACGTTACCACCCCCAACGATAAACAACCAGCGAAGCTAGCTGTCAACCAAACCGTGCCAGTCGTGGAACAGCGTGCTTCCCGTGCTAGGTCAAAGCGAACAACTGCTAAATCCGCGGTAGATAAACTGCCCTCTACGGACGAGGCAGCAACCAGTAGTACATCGGAAGCGTTGAACACGAGCGTTTCCGGTTCGGAATCATCCAGTACGCGTAAATCGTCCCGAGCTGTCAAGCCACGGATGATGTTCACGAAAATGAGCCCGGAACCGTACAAGCGAATGATTACGAGAGCTG AATCTCGAAAAATGCAACGAAGATAA